A region of Sphingomonas sp. DNA encodes the following proteins:
- the aguB gene encoding N-carbamoylputrescine amidase encodes MTKLTVAALQLAFGDDLDDNIRNVSELVREAAGKGARVVLPPELFEGPYFCRSQDEALFATARPVDAHPAVLAMRKLAAELSIFIPTSFFEADGPHFYNSLAMIDDKGAVMGVYRKSHIPDGPGYQEKFYFRPGNTGFRAWPTPGGTLGVGICWDQWYPETARSLMLHGADILFYPTAIGTEPHDPDLDTSRLWRRAMIGHAVSNVVPVVAANRIGDEGGQIFYGHSFICDERGDILAEFGAKETGALVATLDLDAAKCHRAAFGFFRDRRPDLYGRIVEDI; translated from the coding sequence ATGACCAAGCTCACCGTCGCCGCGCTTCAACTCGCGTTCGGGGACGATCTGGACGACAATATCCGCAACGTCTCCGAGCTGGTCCGCGAGGCGGCCGGCAAGGGCGCCCGGGTGGTGCTGCCGCCGGAGCTCTTCGAAGGCCCTTATTTCTGCCGCAGCCAGGACGAGGCGCTGTTCGCCACCGCGCGGCCGGTCGATGCCCATCCGGCGGTGCTGGCGATGCGGAAGCTTGCGGCGGAGCTGAGCATCTTCATTCCCACCAGCTTCTTCGAGGCAGACGGGCCGCATTTCTACAACAGCCTGGCGATGATCGACGACAAGGGCGCCGTCATGGGCGTCTATCGCAAGAGTCACATTCCGGACGGGCCGGGTTATCAGGAGAAATTCTATTTCCGCCCCGGCAATACCGGCTTCCGCGCCTGGCCGACGCCGGGCGGCACGCTGGGCGTCGGGATCTGCTGGGACCAATGGTATCCGGAGACGGCCCGTAGCCTGATGCTGCACGGCGCCGACATCCTCTTCTACCCGACCGCGATCGGCACCGAGCCGCACGATCCCGATCTCGACACCAGCCGCCTGTGGCGCCGTGCGATGATCGGCCATGCCGTGTCGAACGTCGTGCCGGTTGTCGCTGCCAACCGGATCGGCGATGAAGGCGGCCAGATCTTCTACGGCCACTCCTTCATCTGCGACGAGCGCGGCGACATCCTCGCCGAGTTCGGCGCGAAGGAGACGGGCGCACTCGTCGCCACGCTCGATCTCGACGCCGCCAAATGCCACCGCGCCGCCTTCGGCTTCTTCCGCGACCGGCGGCCGGACCTTTACGGACGGATCGTCGAGGACATCTGA
- a CDS encoding uracil-DNA glycosylase, with amino-acid sequence MIPESPVADAEAPRDCPLCPRLVALREDLRVEHPDWWNAPVPAFGDPGAWLAIAGLAPGMWGANRTGRPFTGDQSGPLFYETLLKAGLAEGVYDAHPDDGLRLKGCVILNTVKCLPPANKPTPAESAACRPYYEAGLAHLPNVRVIVALGRIAHDAAVRASGGIPARYRFAHLAEHRLPDGRALIDSYHCSRYNQNTGRLTPAMFEAVFARAVQMSSTIRP; translated from the coding sequence ATGATCCCCGAAAGCCCGGTTGCCGATGCGGAAGCCCCGCGCGATTGCCCGCTTTGCCCGCGCCTCGTCGCGCTGCGCGAGGATCTGCGCGTCGAGCATCCGGACTGGTGGAACGCGCCGGTGCCCGCATTCGGCGATCCCGGGGCCTGGCTCGCCATCGCCGGGCTCGCCCCCGGCATGTGGGGCGCGAACCGCACCGGGCGGCCCTTCACCGGCGACCAGTCCGGCCCGCTTTTCTACGAGACGCTGTTGAAGGCCGGTCTGGCGGAAGGGGTTTACGATGCGCACCCCGATGACGGCCTGCGCCTGAAGGGCTGCGTCATCCTCAACACCGTCAAATGCCTGCCGCCGGCGAACAAGCCCACGCCCGCGGAATCCGCTGCCTGCCGTCCCTATTACGAGGCCGGGCTGGCGCATTTGCCGAATGTCCGCGTCATCGTCGCGCTCGGCCGCATCGCGCATGACGCGGCGGTGCGGGCGTCAGGCGGCATTCCGGCGCGCTACCGTTTCGCCCATCTCGCCGAGCATCGCCTGCCGGACGGGCGGGCCCTGATCGATAGCTATCACTGCTCGCGCTACAACCAGAATACCGGCCGCCTGACGCCCGCGATGTTCGAAGCGGTGTTCGCGCGGGCGGTTCAGATGTCCTCGACGATCCGTCCGTAA
- the folK gene encoding 2-amino-4-hydroxy-6-hydroxymethyldihydropteridine diphosphokinase, translating into MARTSYLIALGSNRRHVRHGGPAGVLRAAVDRLRTLGNVETVSAIRATPALGPAGRSFANGAARLSTDLDPDALLDALKGIERQFGRRGGRRWGPRVLDLDIVLWSEGMWAGAPVIPHPEFRKRGFVLDPLTEIAADWRDPVTGLAIRHLHARLTAPRRAHR; encoded by the coding sequence ATGGCAAGAACAAGCTATCTGATCGCTCTCGGCTCGAACCGCCGTCATGTCCGCCATGGCGGACCGGCGGGTGTGCTGCGCGCCGCGGTCGATAGGTTGCGGACATTGGGAAATGTCGAAACCGTCTCGGCGATCCGCGCCACCCCTGCGCTCGGCCCGGCCGGACGGAGCTTCGCCAATGGTGCCGCGCGTCTTTCCACCGATCTTGATCCGGACGCGCTGCTCGACGCGTTAAAGGGGATAGAGCGCCAATTCGGGCGGCGCGGCGGGCGGCGCTGGGGGCCGCGCGTGCTCGATCTCGACATCGTCCTGTGGTCGGAGGGCATGTGGGCCGGTGCGCCGGTCATCCCCCACCCCGAGTTCCGCAAGCGCGGCTTCGTGCTCGATCCGCTCACCGAAATCGCCGCCGACTGGCGCGATCCGGTCACCGGCCTCGCCATCCGCCATCTCCACGCCCGGTTGACCGCGCCCCGCCGCGCGCATAGGTGA
- a CDS encoding adenylate/guanylate cyclase domain-containing protein, giving the protein MSNAADLALSALSRGDLIGAYDLTVSAIAAGDASADIRHRQVLALARMGDTGRAMERFAAYGLDRSADPHHRAIGARLLKDRALELPAGEARRAALRAAFGAYHAIYAESGDPFPGINAATLALLAGDEDEAAALAERLLADLAVTAGGDYYQAATRAEALLLLGRVAEVAELLRGEAIGAATDHGARAGTARQLAMIAAHLGIADAADLLAPLTPPRVAHFCGHMFAADPAMEAELAERIGAALDGEGIGFAYGALACGGDLLVAEAALARGIELNIVLPFVEEDFLAQSVRPGGPGWEARYRACLARAAGITIASEMEFFGDPAQYGYGSRMAMGLAQLRARHLGAEPVQVAIWDGEDSNGPAGTGADVAAWRGSGGRVIAIEPDVVDRALDRPPPRVASDRARALAAILFTDFAGFSTLKETALPAFWDGVMRRVADVLDTHGAGIECRNSWGDALYAVASSATLAAEVALELQDALADVDYTTLGLATGGMRVGAHYGPAWRTSDPITGRTTFYGTEVSKAARIEPVTPPGAVFVTEPFAAILALEAGDRFVSRYVGRIALAKNYGEFPMYRLSRREPRGW; this is encoded by the coding sequence ATGAGCAACGCCGCAGATCTTGCTTTGTCCGCCTTGTCGCGCGGCGACCTGATCGGCGCCTACGACCTTACCGTCTCCGCGATCGCGGCGGGCGACGCCTCGGCAGATATAAGGCACCGGCAGGTGCTGGCGCTGGCGCGGATGGGCGACACCGGGCGGGCGATGGAGCGCTTCGCAGCCTACGGGCTCGATCGCTCCGCTGACCCCCATCATCGCGCGATCGGCGCGCGGCTGCTCAAGGATCGGGCGCTTGAGCTGCCGGCGGGCGAGGCGCGCCGCGCGGCATTGCGGGCGGCGTTCGGCGCCTATCACGCCATCTATGCGGAAAGCGGCGATCCCTTTCCCGGCATCAACGCCGCGACCCTGGCGCTGCTGGCGGGCGATGAAGACGAGGCGGCGGCACTGGCCGAAAGGCTGCTCGCCGACCTCGCCGTGACGGCCGGCGGCGATTATTATCAGGCCGCGACCCGCGCCGAGGCCCTGCTGCTGCTCGGCCGCGTCGCGGAGGTGGCCGAATTGCTGCGCGGCGAGGCGATCGGCGCCGCCACCGATCATGGCGCCCGTGCCGGCACGGCGCGGCAGCTTGCCATGATCGCGGCACATCTCGGCATCGCCGACGCCGCCGATCTGCTCGCGCCGCTGACGCCGCCCCGGGTCGCGCATTTCTGCGGTCATATGTTCGCCGCCGATCCTGCGATGGAAGCAGAGCTTGCGGAGCGGATCGGCGCGGCGCTGGACGGGGAGGGGATTGGCTTCGCCTATGGCGCACTGGCTTGCGGCGGCGACCTGCTGGTCGCCGAAGCGGCGCTGGCGCGCGGGATCGAGCTCAATATCGTCCTGCCTTTCGTCGAGGAGGATTTCCTCGCCCAATCGGTCCGGCCGGGCGGGCCGGGTTGGGAAGCGCGCTACCGCGCCTGCCTCGCGCGGGCGGCGGGCATCACAATCGCCAGCGAGATGGAGTTTTTCGGCGACCCCGCCCAATATGGTTATGGCAGCCGCATGGCGATGGGCCTTGCCCAATTGCGCGCCCGGCATCTCGGCGCTGAACCGGTCCAGGTCGCGATCTGGGACGGCGAGGATTCGAACGGTCCGGCGGGCACGGGCGCGGACGTCGCCGCCTGGCGCGGCAGCGGCGGGCGCGTGATTGCGATCGAGCCAGATGTCGTCGATCGCGCGCTGGACCGGCCGCCGCCGCGCGTCGCGAGCGATCGTGCCCGCGCGCTGGCGGCGATCCTGTTCACCGATTTCGCCGGCTTCTCGACCCTGAAGGAGACCGCGCTGCCGGCCTTCTGGGACGGCGTGATGCGCCGCGTCGCCGATGTGCTCGACACGCATGGCGCGGGGATCGAATGCCGCAACAGCTGGGGCGACGCGCTCTATGCGGTGGCGTCGAGCGCGACGCTGGCCGCCGAGGTCGCGCTGGAGCTGCAGGACGCACTGGCCGATGTCGATTACACGACCCTGGGGCTCGCGACGGGCGGGATGCGGGTCGGCGCGCATTACGGCCCGGCCTGGCGGACCAGCGATCCCATCACCGGGCGTACCACCTTCTACGGCACCGAAGTCTCCAAGGCCGCGCGGATCGAGCCGGTGACCCCGCCCGGCGCCGTCTTCGTCACCGAGCCCTTCGCCGCGATCCTGGCGCTGGAAGCGGGGGACCGCTTCGTCAGCCGCTATGTCGGCCGCATCGCACTCGCCAAGAATTACGGGGAGTTTCCCATGTATCGGTTGAGTCGAAGGGAACCGAGAGGATGGTGA
- a CDS encoding response regulator, with product MADEPHILLVDDERDIRDPLAAYLSRNGLRVTKAENAAVARQMLSAYAIDLVLLDIMMPGEDGLSLASHIRATTKLPIILVTARTEETDRIVGLELGADDYVSKPFSPRELLARIKAVLRRANENGGLVRAPDTESYAFGSWVLKSGERELVDADGVAIPLSTGEYNLLHALVTHPRRVLSREQLLDLSQGRELAAFERSIDNHISRLRKKIEENPSDPKLIKTVWGGGYTLATDVRKL from the coding sequence ATGGCCGACGAACCGCATATCCTGCTGGTCGACGACGAGCGCGACATCCGCGATCCGCTCGCCGCCTATCTGTCGCGCAACGGCCTGCGCGTCACCAAGGCGGAGAATGCGGCGGTCGCGCGCCAGATGCTGTCCGCCTATGCGATCGATCTGGTGCTGCTCGACATCATGATGCCGGGCGAGGACGGCCTGTCGCTCGCCAGCCATATCCGTGCCACGACCAAGCTGCCGATCATCCTGGTCACCGCGCGCACCGAGGAGACCGACCGGATCGTCGGGCTGGAATTGGGTGCTGACGATTATGTCAGCAAGCCCTTCTCCCCGCGCGAGCTGCTCGCCCGGATCAAGGCCGTGTTGCGCCGCGCGAACGAGAATGGCGGGCTGGTGCGTGCGCCCGATACCGAATCCTATGCCTTCGGTTCCTGGGTGCTGAAATCGGGCGAGCGCGAGCTGGTCGATGCCGATGGCGTCGCCATTCCGCTTTCGACCGGTGAATACAACCTGCTGCACGCCCTGGTGACGCATCCCCGCCGGGTCCTGAGCCGCGAGCAATTGCTCGATCTCAGCCAGGGCCGCGAGCTTGCCGCGTTCGAACGCAGCATCGACAATCATATCAGCCGGCTGAGGAAGAAGATCGAGGAAAACCCGTCCGATCCCAAGCTGATCAAGACGGTGTGGGGCGGCGGCTACACCCTGGCCACGGACGTCCGCAAGCTGTGA
- a CDS encoding HAMP domain-containing histidine kinase has translation MRRFLPKSLIGQIALVMAVALLVAQAINFSLIFTERQRVSRAQIEGPAASRFVMTAQRLAAAPSEEMSEWRERRRRGRYVLGDESVVPPGVSDPALVARLRESAATVGLTLRDARAISGGTVDPPQRLRDRLTPDRRDRMERRLDRLQTLILSIQLEDGRWVNARVVTPRPNPWLMLRPLAATLLTYAIILAAMLLIAARIARPLRDLAGAADRFRGNGESPQVEPRGPADVRRAILAFNAMSARVGAMLDEKDRMLGAIGHDLRTPLASLRIRAESVEPEEERARMIATIEEMTSMLDDTLALARTGRGVEQLRAIDVTALADTVVEEFHALGQPVEMAAGARAIARIQPNLIRRAVRNLIENAVKYAGAARIAVRETDDRVVIEVTDDGPGIPASELANVQDAFYRIEPSRSRETGGSGLGLTLARAAAQAHGGDLELANRAEGGLVARILLPRGQP, from the coding sequence GTGAGGCGCTTTCTGCCCAAGAGCCTCATCGGCCAGATCGCGCTGGTGATGGCGGTCGCCTTGCTCGTCGCGCAGGCGATCAATTTCAGCCTGATCTTCACCGAGCGCCAGCGGGTCAGCCGCGCCCAGATCGAAGGGCCGGCGGCCAGCCGCTTCGTCATGACCGCGCAACGGCTCGCCGCCGCTCCGAGCGAGGAGATGAGCGAATGGCGCGAACGCCGGCGCCGCGGCCGCTATGTGCTGGGCGACGAAAGCGTGGTGCCGCCCGGGGTCAGCGATCCGGCCCTGGTCGCCCGGCTGCGTGAAAGCGCCGCAACGGTCGGTCTCACGCTGCGCGACGCGCGGGCCATATCGGGCGGCACGGTCGATCCGCCGCAACGGCTTCGCGACCGGCTTACGCCCGATCGTCGCGACCGGATGGAACGCCGGCTGGATCGGCTGCAGACGCTGATCCTGTCGATCCAGCTCGAGGACGGACGCTGGGTCAATGCGCGGGTGGTGACGCCCCGGCCCAATCCCTGGCTGATGCTGCGACCGCTGGCGGCGACACTGCTCACCTACGCGATCATTCTCGCCGCGATGCTGTTGATCGCGGCGCGGATCGCGCGGCCGCTGCGCGACCTCGCCGGAGCGGCGGACCGGTTCCGCGGCAATGGCGAGTCGCCGCAGGTCGAGCCGCGCGGACCGGCGGATGTCCGGCGCGCGATCCTGGCCTTCAACGCGATGAGCGCCCGCGTGGGCGCGATGCTGGACGAGAAGGACCGGATGCTGGGCGCGATCGGCCATGACCTCAGGACCCCGCTCGCCTCGCTGCGTATCCGCGCGGAGAGCGTCGAGCCGGAAGAGGAACGCGCGCGAATGATCGCGACGATCGAGGAAATGACCTCGATGCTGGACGACACGCTGGCGCTGGCACGTACCGGGCGCGGCGTGGAGCAATTGCGGGCGATCGACGTCACTGCCCTGGCCGACACCGTGGTCGAGGAATTCCACGCACTCGGCCAGCCGGTCGAGATGGCGGCTGGCGCGCGGGCGATCGCGCGTATCCAGCCAAATCTGATCCGCCGCGCGGTGCGTAACCTCATCGAGAATGCGGTCAAATATGCCGGCGCCGCACGCATAGCGGTGCGCGAGACGGACGACCGCGTCGTGATCGAAGTCACCGACGACGGCCCCGGCATCCCGGCATCCGAGCTCGCCAATGTCCAGGACGCCTTCTATCGGATCGAGCCCTCGCGCAGTCGCGAAACCGGCGGGTCGGGGCTCGGCCTCACCCTGGCCCGCGCCGCCGCGCAGGCCCATGGCGGCGATCTGGAACTGGCCAATCGCGCCGAAGGCGGCCTTGTCGCCCGCATCCTTTTGCCGCGCGGCCAACCCTGA
- a CDS encoding EF-hand domain-containing protein encodes MNKISLAAGAALLAIAGTALAQPGDGPRRDRNADVTRQQVIDRVDQRFAALDADRDGRVTPEEMRQHGEQRRSQRAERMFDRLDANRDGSITREEWTQARAQRAERMAERRAQAGPGERAAHMRGMRAMRGMRNMRAAHGARMFAEQGYVTREQMRERALAGFDRLDANRDGTVTAAERQQARQQMREQVRQRVQERRSQAQ; translated from the coding sequence ATGAACAAGATCAGCCTCGCCGCCGGCGCCGCGCTGCTCGCCATCGCCGGCACGGCCCTCGCCCAGCCGGGCGACGGCCCGCGCCGCGACCGCAATGCGGATGTCACCCGCCAGCAAGTGATCGACCGCGTCGACCAGCGCTTCGCCGCACTCGACGCGGACCGCGACGGCCGGGTGACGCCCGAGGAAATGCGCCAGCATGGCGAGCAGCGCCGGTCGCAGCGCGCCGAGCGGATGTTCGACCGGCTCGATGCCAATCGCGACGGCAGCATCACCCGCGAGGAATGGACCCAGGCTCGCGCCCAGCGCGCCGAGCGCATGGCCGAACGCCGCGCCCAGGCCGGGCCCGGCGAGCGCGCCGCGCACATGCGGGGCATGCGCGCGATGCGGGGCATGCGGAACATGCGCGCGGCCCATGGTGCACGCATGTTCGCCGAGCAAGGTTATGTCACGCGCGAGCAGATGCGCGAGCGGGCGCTGGCCGGCTTCGATCGGCTCGACGCCAATCGCGACGGCACTGTGACTGCCGCCGAGCGCCAGCAGGCGCGTCAGCAGATGCGCGAGCAGGTCCGGCAGCGCGTTCAGGAGCGTCGCAGCCAGGCCCAGTAG
- a CDS encoding TonB-dependent receptor produces the protein MRRVACLLVTSMLVAAPAYAEEAGQRPPEASRAGDHVHEDQGGEIVITAPFVRNLDLLAGAVSLSGDTLVRNIRPQLGDTLAGLPGVSATSFSPGSSRPVLRGFQGERVRVMVDGIGSIDVSNTSTDHAVTIDPITADRVEVLHGPAVLLFGGQAIGGAVNVFDRRIPRTVPDDPVHIDGVAAYGSAADERSAGAGIDLPVGDGGVVLHVDGSYRRSDDMRVGGFVLSPELRAEQLEIAAEEEAEGHPEEAAEARALAGLRGRLPNSATETWTAGAGLALIRERGSLGVSFGIFDSRYGVPMRPGAEHAHDDDDEGHDDEDHGAEAVSIQMRQYRADLRGELMLGEGFLERLRVRLAAADYEHTEFEGAEIGTVFRTQGMEGRFEAVQNNRGGWRGVIGGQFFVRDFNAIGEEAFVPPNTTSQIGLFTLQEVELGPFEVEGALRYDRTSVRASALGIERNFDAFSLAAGASYEVAPNVRFGANLSRAARAPSAEELFSDGPHIATQAFELGDPTLATERSLGGELFLRAQTGAYRLTATLYASKFDNYIFQLATGEEEDDLPVFRYLQRDATYWGFELGGSIVLARHEGWRLSADGVADYVRATIADNGGPAPRIPPLRLKGGLEASSAAFDGRVEVERAFAQNRISDFENPTAGFTLVNASLTWRPWGEDNPTSLILSADNIFDVEARRHASFTKDFVPLAGRDLRIAARISF, from the coding sequence ATGCGCCGCGTTGCCTGCTTACTCGTCACCTCCATGCTCGTCGCTGCGCCCGCTTATGCCGAAGAGGCTGGCCAGCGCCCGCCCGAGGCGTCGCGCGCCGGCGATCATGTCCATGAGGATCAGGGCGGAGAGATCGTCATCACGGCGCCGTTCGTGCGCAATCTCGATCTGCTCGCCGGCGCGGTATCGCTGTCGGGCGACACGCTCGTCCGCAACATCCGCCCGCAGCTCGGCGATACGCTGGCCGGCCTGCCGGGCGTTTCGGCGACGTCCTTTTCGCCCGGCTCGTCGCGGCCGGTGCTGCGCGGTTTCCAGGGCGAGCGCGTACGCGTGATGGTGGACGGCATCGGCTCGATCGACGTCTCCAACACCTCGACCGACCATGCGGTGACGATCGATCCGATCACCGCCGACCGCGTCGAGGTGCTGCACGGGCCGGCGGTGCTGCTGTTCGGCGGCCAGGCGATCGGCGGCGCGGTCAACGTCTTCGACCGGCGCATCCCGCGCACCGTGCCGGACGATCCCGTCCATATCGATGGCGTCGCCGCCTACGGCTCGGCGGCGGACGAGCGCAGCGCCGGCGCCGGCATCGATCTGCCCGTCGGCGATGGCGGCGTGGTCCTGCATGTCGATGGCAGCTATCGGCGCAGCGACGACATGCGCGTCGGCGGCTTCGTCCTCTCTCCGGAGCTGCGCGCCGAACAGCTCGAGATCGCCGCCGAGGAGGAAGCGGAAGGTCATCCGGAAGAAGCGGCCGAGGCGCGCGCGCTGGCCGGGCTGCGCGGCCGTTTGCCGAACAGCGCGACGGAGACCTGGACGGCGGGCGCCGGCCTCGCTTTGATCCGCGAGCGCGGCAGTCTCGGCGTCTCCTTCGGAATCTTCGACAGCCGCTACGGCGTGCCGATGCGGCCCGGCGCCGAACATGCGCATGACGACGACGATGAAGGTCATGACGACGAAGATCATGGCGCGGAGGCCGTCTCGATCCAGATGCGGCAATATCGTGCCGACCTGCGCGGCGAGCTGATGCTGGGCGAGGGCTTCCTGGAGCGCCTGCGTGTCCGGCTCGCCGCCGCCGATTACGAGCATACCGAATTCGAGGGCGCCGAGATCGGCACCGTATTCCGGACCCAGGGCATGGAGGGCCGGTTCGAAGCGGTGCAGAACAATCGCGGCGGCTGGCGCGGCGTGATCGGCGGCCAGTTCTTCGTGCGCGACTTCAACGCGATCGGCGAGGAGGCGTTCGTGCCGCCCAACACGACGTCGCAGATCGGCCTCTTCACGCTCCAGGAAGTCGAGCTGGGGCCGTTCGAGGTGGAAGGCGCGCTGCGTTACGACCGCACTTCGGTGCGGGCGTCCGCATTGGGGATCGAGCGGAACTTCGACGCCTTTTCGCTGGCGGCGGGTGCTTCCTACGAGGTCGCGCCCAATGTCCGGTTCGGGGCCAATCTGTCCCGCGCCGCGCGCGCGCCGTCGGCCGAGGAACTGTTCTCCGACGGCCCGCATATCGCGACCCAGGCATTCGAGCTGGGCGATCCGACGCTGGCCACCGAGCGCAGCCTGGGCGGCGAGTTGTTCCTGCGCGCGCAGACCGGCGCCTACCGGCTGACCGCCACGCTCTATGCCAGCAAGTTTGACAATTACATCTTCCAGCTCGCCACCGGCGAGGAGGAGGACGATCTTCCGGTCTTCCGTTACCTGCAGCGCGACGCGACCTATTGGGGCTTCGAGCTGGGCGGTTCGATCGTGCTCGCCCGCCATGAAGGGTGGCGCCTGTCGGCGGACGGCGTCGCCGATTATGTGCGCGCGACGATCGCCGACAATGGCGGTCCGGCGCCTCGCATCCCGCCGCTGCGGCTGAAAGGCGGCCTCGAGGCCAGCTCGGCTGCGTTCGACGGGCGCGTCGAGGTGGAGCGCGCTTTCGCACAGAACAGGATCAGCGATTTCGAGAATCCGACCGCGGGCTTCACCCTGGTCAACGCGTCGCTGACCTGGCGGCCCTGGGGCGAGGACAATCCGACCAGCCTGATCCTGTCGGCCGACAATATCTTCGATGTCGAGGCGCGCCGCCATGCCTCCTTCACCAAGGATTTCGTGCCGCTGGCAGGCCGGGATCTGCGGATCGCAGCGCGGATCAGCTTCTGA
- a CDS encoding serine hydrolase codes for MRMTGGAAYWARRMRMLGLAGLALIATTPHANSAQAPARMAASAEAPTQAQRILDSRIRELGRGFDGAVGIAVREIDSGWTASWRGEDYFPQQSVSKFWVALAAFTAIDAGMLSPDDRVTIRREDLTLFHQPVAAEVGASGYTTSLDNLIFRAITQSDNTCNDSVLRTAGGPEAVRDMLTRHNLQGIRFGPGERLMQSQIAGLQWQPGYSVGRAFYTARSAVPESRRREAFQAYVADPIDGATPVGLVDGLARLQRGELLSPRSTARMLSIMQQTRTGRQRLTGGLAPGWRIGHKTGTGQVLGATQAGYNDIGILTAPDGRHYAVAVMIGRTSAPVPQRMALMQDVTRAVIAYHDNRSAGGFGGSR; via the coding sequence ATGCGAATGACGGGCGGGGCGGCATATTGGGCGCGCAGGATGCGCATGCTGGGGCTGGCAGGACTGGCCCTTATCGCCACGACCCCTCATGCCAATTCCGCCCAGGCGCCTGCCCGCATGGCCGCGTCCGCCGAGGCGCCGACCCAGGCGCAACGCATTCTCGACTCCCGCATCCGCGAACTTGGCCGCGGCTTCGACGGCGCCGTCGGCATCGCCGTGCGCGAGATCGACAGCGGCTGGACCGCCAGTTGGCGTGGCGAGGATTATTTCCCGCAGCAGAGCGTCAGCAAGTTCTGGGTGGCGCTGGCCGCGTTCACGGCGATCGACGCCGGCATGCTCTCGCCGGACGACCGGGTGACGATCCGCCGCGAGGACCTGACCTTGTTCCACCAGCCCGTCGCGGCCGAGGTCGGCGCCAGCGGCTACACGACCAGCCTCGACAATCTGATCTTCCGCGCGATCACGCAAAGCGACAACACCTGCAACGACAGCGTGCTGCGCACCGCCGGGGGGCCGGAGGCCGTCCGGGACATGCTGACGCGGCACAATCTCCAGGGCATCCGCTTCGGCCCGGGCGAGCGACTGATGCAGAGCCAGATCGCCGGCCTGCAGTGGCAGCCCGGCTATTCGGTCGGCCGCGCTTTCTACACCGCGCGCAGCGCCGTTCCCGAAAGCCGCCGCCGCGAGGCGTTTCAGGCCTATGTCGCCGATCCGATCGACGGCGCGACGCCGGTCGGGCTGGTGGACGGTTTGGCCCGGCTCCAGCGCGGCGAATTGCTGTCGCCGCGCTCGACCGCGCGGATGCTGTCGATCATGCAGCAGACCCGCACAGGGCGGCAGCGTCTGACCGGCGGCCTCGCTCCGGGCTGGCGGATCGGCCACAAGACCGGCACCGGCCAGGTGCTGGGCGCCACCCAGGCGGGCTATAACGATATCGGCATCCTCACCGCGCCGGACGGCCGCCATTATGCCGTGGCGGTCATGATCGGGCGCACCTCCGCCCCGGTGCCGCAGCGCATGGCGCTGATGCAGGATGTGACCCGCGCGGTGATCGCCTATCATGACAACCGAAGCGCGGGCGGCTTCGGCGGCAGCCGCTAA
- a CDS encoding TetR family transcriptional regulator, protein MARPQSPDYDKRREAILEEAAHLYARRGFPGASIADLAKAAGTSKSLIYHYFPSKDDILHETMAAHLDALVSAADDATRAGTAEDKLRALTRAFMRLYVGAQDSHKVLLNELDNLPPARRAEVVAKQRRIIAAVEALMCELRGTDADALPVAMLFFGMINWTHTWFRPGGTLTADMLADMAVAMALNGIQPS, encoded by the coding sequence ATGGCGAGGCCCCAATCCCCCGATTACGACAAACGGCGCGAGGCGATTCTCGAGGAGGCCGCGCACCTTTATGCGCGGCGCGGCTTCCCGGGCGCCTCGATCGCCGATCTCGCCAAGGCGGCGGGCACGTCCAAATCGCTGATCTATCATTATTTTCCGTCGAAGGACGACATTCTCCACGAGACGATGGCCGCGCATCTCGACGCGCTGGTGTCGGCGGCGGACGACGCCACCCGCGCCGGCACCGCCGAGGACAAGCTGCGCGCCCTCACCCGCGCCTTCATGCGGCTCTATGTGGGCGCGCAGGACAGCCATAAGGTGCTGCTGAACGAGCTCGACAACCTGCCGCCCGCGCGGCGTGCCGAGGTGGTCGCCAAGCAGAGGCGGATCATCGCGGCGGTCGAAGCGCTGATGTGCGAATTGCGCGGCACGGACGCGGACGCGCTGCCGGTCGCCATGCTGTTCTTCGGCATGATCAACTGGACCCACACCTGGTTCCGCCCGGGCGGAACCCTCACCGCCGACATGCTGGCGGACATGGCGGTCGCCATGGCGCTGAACGGCATTCAGCCGTCGTAA